The proteins below come from a single bacterium HR11 genomic window:
- the xerC_1 gene encoding Tyrosine recombinase XerC, with product MTTAIVLRTPDRIPPFLEDGEVVRVLERAQAAWQAERRPCRRFQAHRDLALLLTLFHTGIRIGEATRLVWGDVDFVGHTVRVRTEKKRKMSWRVVPVAAELTAALLLYRHEGEAHAAGRHGRRASLQCRMRRGPFEIHPRRAWARLHRLMLEAGIDGGRAHPHVFRHTYAVRAVRAGMPPMMLARLLGHSSPTVTMVYYHLLGTDVRPFVERMKVLTP from the coding sequence ATGACGACGGCCATCGTACTCCGGACGCCGGACCGGATTCCGCCGTTCCTTGAGGACGGCGAGGTCGTGCGGGTGCTGGAGCGGGCCCAGGCGGCGTGGCAGGCCGAGCGGCGGCCCTGCCGGCGGTTTCAGGCCCATCGGGACCTGGCGTTGCTCCTCACGCTCTTCCATACGGGCATTCGCATCGGGGAGGCGACCCGCCTTGTGTGGGGGGATGTGGATTTCGTGGGGCATACGGTTCGGGTGCGGACGGAGAAGAAGCGCAAGATGTCGTGGCGGGTCGTGCCCGTGGCGGCGGAGCTGACGGCGGCGCTCCTGCTCTACCGGCATGAGGGGGAGGCCCATGCGGCGGGCCGGCACGGCCGGCGGGCGTCCCTTCAGTGCCGCATGCGGCGGGGCCCCTTCGAGATCCATCCCCGGCGGGCCTGGGCGCGGTTGCATCGGCTCATGCTCGAGGCCGGGATCGACGGGGGGCGGGCGCACCCGCATGTGTTTCGGCATACGTACGCCGTGCGGGCCGTGCGGGCGGGGATGCCGCCGATGATGCTGGCGAGGCTTTTGGGGCACTCGAGCCCGACGGTCACGATGGTCTACTACCATCTTTTGGGGACCGACGTCCGGCCCTTTGTCGAACGGATGAAGGTCCTGACGCCCTGA
- the parA_2 gene encoding Chromosome partitioning protein ParA, with the protein MRVLAIANHKGGVGKTATAHALGTSVHARGLRVLLVDMDPQGSLTGSCGIRDAAGRSMAEVLGGATPGSLSLRDILRFLRPGLALAPSDLALAATELGLVSRLGRESVLRKSLRTVETDFDLTIVDCPPSLGLLTVNALTAADAVLVPTQPQAVDLRGLRLFLDTLERIREELNPNLEVLGVLPTFVDLRLVHHREALEVLRAAGLPVLEVLVGRSVRVAEAASVGESIVTYAPDHPQSQVFQQLGEIVIRWATGRPDDGTP; encoded by the coding sequence ATGCGGGTCCTCGCCATCGCCAATCACAAGGGCGGCGTGGGCAAGACGGCCACGGCCCACGCCCTGGGGACTTCTGTCCATGCCCGAGGCCTGCGGGTCCTGCTGGTCGATATGGACCCCCAAGGGAGTCTGACCGGCTCCTGCGGGATTCGGGATGCGGCCGGCCGGAGCATGGCCGAGGTCCTGGGCGGGGCGACCCCGGGCTCGCTGTCCCTGCGGGACATTTTGCGTTTTCTCCGACCGGGCTTGGCCCTGGCCCCTTCGGACCTGGCCCTGGCGGCGACCGAGCTGGGGCTGGTCTCCCGGCTCGGTCGGGAGAGCGTTCTTCGCAAGAGCCTTCGGACGGTCGAGACGGACTTTGACCTAACCATCGTCGATTGCCCGCCGAGCTTGGGCCTGCTGACGGTGAATGCCCTGACGGCGGCCGACGCCGTCTTGGTCCCGACCCAGCCCCAAGCCGTGGACCTGCGGGGCCTGCGGCTCTTTCTGGACACGCTGGAGCGGATTCGGGAGGAGTTGAATCCGAACCTGGAGGTCCTGGGGGTCCTGCCGACGTTTGTGGACCTGCGGCTGGTCCATCACCGAGAGGCCCTGGAGGTCCTGCGGGCGGCGGGCCTGCCCGTCCTGGAGGTCCTCGTGGGCCGGAGCGTTCGGGTGGCCGAGGCGGCCTCGGTGGGCGAGTCGATCGTCACGTATGCCCCCGACCACCCCCAGAGTCAAGTCTTTCAGCAACTCGGGGAGATCGTCATCCGATGGGCGACCGGACGACCCGACGACGGGACGCCTTAG